A window of the Drosophila simulans strain w501 chromosome 2L, Prin_Dsim_3.1, whole genome shotgun sequence genome harbors these coding sequences:
- the LOC6732974 gene encoding probable palmitoyltransferase ZDHHC24 — translation MRFRSLKNIWPKEKLEQFLFLFILCGLPAIYYVLMEIMLPELSDCWSPAYVFQLLLGLFLFSNVMSNYVMCILVDPSIDPKLMKTQMERGQHSEDWHECDKCGILAPPRSRHCRKCGVCVLMRDHHCFFTGCCIGHENYRYFFYFLIYFFLSCMISLTSSSIFIYVLHGGRYQLFMLPHPAPNSAYSNSLIMRIIYFKLPDIYELVFFVVFVLLWIGVCVATYVVYDQWSRGCFCYDFEHHNFPFDRKLRRNFKTFLGRRMRWTWISGFVPSQLDHDGFDLDTENERVADPCSETTIKDG, via the coding sequence ATGAGGTTTCGGTCGCTGAAGAACATCTGGCCAAAAGAGAAGTTGGAGCAATTCCTATTTTTGTTCATATTATGTGGCTTGCCCGCCATATACTATGTTCTAATGGAGATTATGCTGCCGGAGTTGTCGGATTGCTGGTCACCTGCCTACGtatttcagctgctgctgggactGTTTCTCTTTTCGAATGTGATGTCCAACTATGTCATGTGCATCCTGGTGGACCCCAGCATCGATCCCAAGCTAATGAAGACTCAGATGGAGCGCGGACAGCACAGTGAGGACTGGCACGAGTGCGACAAGTGCGGGATTCTTGCTCCACCCCGGTCACGTCACTGCAGGAAGTGTGGTGTCTGTGTCCTGATGCGAGATCATCACTGCTTCTTTACGGGCTGCTGCATTGGTCATGAGAACTATAGAtactttttctattttcttatCTACTTTTTTCTAAGCTGCATGATTTCACTAACGTCATCctcgatatttatttatgtgctgCATGGGGGCAGATACCAGCTCTTTATGCTGCCTCATCCCGCACCGAACTCTGCCTATTCTAACTCGCTTATTATGAGGATAATCTACTTTAAGTTGCCCGATATATACGAGCTGGTGTTCTTTGTGGTATTCGTCCTGCTGTGGATTGGGGTATGCGTAGCTACTTATGTGGTTTATGATCAGTGGTCTCGTGGCTGTTTTTGCTATGATTTTGAACATCACAACTTTCCTTTTGACCGAAAACTGCGCCGGAACTTCAAGACCTTCTTGGGCAGGCGAATGAGGTGGACCTGGATCTCCGGATTCGTTCCCAGCCAGCTGGACCACGACGGATTTGATTTGGATACAGAAAACGAACGTGTGGCAGATCCGTGCTCAGAAACAACCATCAAGGATGGCTAA
- the LOC6732975 gene encoding uncharacterized protein LOC6732975 → MEPTESESRHRLNGGGRSSAPAGSGEYIKVVESQCETDGFVNEQWTEPAMPGPVPWKTIIIILLLFIGGIVCIAFATLNWVTDTSRERSDRVWALGIIGALTFIPGSYYVYVLFCIMLNRNGFTMDEIRRLG, encoded by the exons ATGGAGCCCACCGAATCGGAGTCGCGGCATCGCCTAAATGGAGGGGGCAGGAGTTCCGCGCCAGCAGGCTCCGGAGAATACATCAAGGTGGTGGAGTCCCAATGCGAGACCGATGGATTCGTTAATGAACAGTGGACGGAACCGGCGATGCCAGGTCCAGTGCCCTGGAAGACCATCATTATCATTCTACTGCTGTTTATCGGTGGCATT GTTTGCATCGCCTTCGCCACCTTAAACTGGGTGACGGACACGAGCCGGGAGCGATCGGATCGGGTGTGGGCGTTGGGTATCATCGGGGCATTGACCTTCATTCCGGGAAGCTACTATGTGTACGTGCTCTTCTGCATAATGCTCAATCGCAACGGATTCACCATGGACGAGATACGAAGACTCGGCTGA
- the LOC6732976 gene encoding protein brunelleschi produces the protein MRAAVGLMLSHGAGGMEPALSRPDYEQSALHHSCLLVLLRGVGPSRARVLQRAFEKVRRVNHIRVNDSSGHPRSIWIRFVHDHPVEHNDWGDFQTHRRLLGLVTIGKFDSQIELNELCRQHESLKVRYGSTLYESRAIFFGPDEPPLEIIGEVLGPPAAGGRRLQDEFTTPSNFKAQAFFYREQDSCADLEARIGDFASALFWVLESRRLERSREKADKVSLLLAPFEKRDFVGLDMESRNNRKRCVGRVMKNLADLSLQAGLVDDALSLYHNANETLRSVGDSLWVGATEEGLCAASAMLLYPQMRETETLHRNSSLQEAGTSPLKNTPEKWRASDATKKISASDATANNVDSSQPQQRVTSNSSSCSSVSSLVTTATNSSASDTPTTSSSSTSTISAAPIPGHQRNGDLPGNILKAEEITNYYRKAIINYSKYRHAATIETEAALKASRICIEQNRPLDVAMFLQNILYINLSMSEAERVKRFEVITDLYQQIGYQRKAAFFQRLAALKHVQQGSQAPDWNQSYRLMLGSFTGYRLCLDPLEVIENAAGWPALQIDLVQTLITAARRLGHSALATRHMTFLLQTQWDNMSPTEQSEMAVQLQNLSAQCEGSPVPLVLENGTVIPPANLTDLPYCLDLQVKDLPAHLRPQRIKVAKADSGPFLFTPIHFNSVDRRDKKKDKNKIAFQWVQNDLSEVTVRLRNPLPFELPVTDMRLLTNGVVFESLPQSLVLQPHVPTYVALHGTPIETGQLDLQGYSTHTLGVKSNCRLKHMRGRSFPPNYVVDVIPALPRISVKTSLPQTATFSNMNSADIVVTSASLTLYNGESSSCTITITNESATLPLEHLEFSINSNVEQELQQKIFRIDEEAIKAQLPVPPQGTIEIIVDVYAEADFVCPQPPASLHSAAAPGDYGAASLTHYSSVSTSGHASLPSRVGSPHHRRNEPQNSSFRSTISGGPPSLAALTLQPGGGGGVGPPSLGSQYNQHIEAQVRFKYSGGDALTAGYCRQCAVSFNLELLPSAQITSWDVLPAEVASQFYLVLDISNLTAQEMSLNYTDTKNILIEAKESCRVPIPVDRCSLEKVVAARAAEVAENLERELCFRTQLLSFNDALSKLCSIHIAERVKIKWLLTGTDIQGIASLRGIVLSQSMVDLTAVSPLEWAISFQDTLVQPHNEIVCTVGQRSLLSIQLANQSLQPLRNLVLSIKFYQDYLNGMENYNLETRVAISGPNRIAIPLLEKQEQKQHTCSVIFFTPGRFKASIECTSNPQKQAEQPAALLTRSCPAEAESAGQSVMFSSSYDEQQAHVWKFIPPIEVTVVEQ, from the exons ATGCGTGCGGCCGTTGGCCTGATGCTGTCGCACGGTGCTGGTGGCATGGAGCCAGCGTTGTCACGCCCGGACTACGAGCAGAGCGCCCTGCACCACAGCTgcctgctggtgctgctccgCGGCGTGGGTCCATCGCGCGCTCGCGTCCTTCAGCGGGCGTTCGAGAAAGTGCGACGTGTCAATCACATCCGGGTCAATG ACTCCTCTGGCCATCCCCGCTCCATTTGGATCCGCTTCGTTCACGATCATCCTGTTGAGCACAACGATTGGGGAGACTTTCAGACCCATCGCCGACTGCTGGGACTTGTCACCATTGGCAAATTCGATAGCCAAATCGAGCTAAATGAGCTGTGCCGTCAGCACGAGTCCTTGAAAGTTCGCTACGGGTCTACTCTGTACGAGTCCCGTGCCATTTTCTTTGGACCCGATGAGCCGCCACTGGAAATTATTGGGGAGGTGCTGGGACCACCAGCAGCTGGTGGACGACGCCTCCAAGATGAATTCACAACGCCATCGAATTTCAAAGCGCAGGCCTTCTTCTATCGCGAACAGGATTCGTGTGCTGATCTCGAAGCTCGAATTGGAGACTTTGCCAGCGCGTTGTTTTGGGTCCTGGAATCGCGACGATTAGAGCGATCTCGCGAGAAGGCAGACAAGGTGAGCCTGTTGCTGGCTCCCTTTGAAAAGCGAGACTTTGTGGGCCTAGACATGGAGTCGAGAAACAATAGGAAAAGGTGCGTGGGTCGTGTGATGAAGAACCTGGCTGATCTTTCGCTGCAAGCCGGCCTGGTTGACGACGCCTTGAGTTTGTACCACAATGCCAATGAGACCTTGAGGTCGGTGGGTGATTCCCTGTGGGTTGGCGCAACCGAAGAGGGTTTGTGTGCCGCTTCCGCAATGCTGTTGTATCCCCAAATGCGAGAAACCGAGACACTGCACAGAAACTCGTCGCTTCAGGAGGCGG GCACCTCTCCCCTAAAAAACACCCCTGAAAAGTGGCGTGCTAGCGACGCCACCAAGAAGATTAGCGCCAGTGACGCCACCGCGAACAATGTGGATTCCAGCCAGCCACAGCAGCGCGTAACCTCGAACTCATCTTCCTGCTCGTCCGTGTCTTCCCTGGTGACAACGGCCACCAATTCCTCCGCCTCGGACACGCCCACTACATCGTCTTCCTCCACTTCGACTATATCGGCAGCACCGATACCAGGACACCAGAGAAACGGCGATCTGCCGGGCAACATCCTCAAGGCGGAGGAGATCACCAACTACTATCGCAAGGCCATCATTAACTACAGCAAGTATAGGCATGCAGCCACTATAGAGACGGAGGCGGCACTAAAGGCCTCGCGGATTTGCATCGAGCAGAATCGTCCCCTGGACGTGGCCATGTTTCTGCAGAATATACTCTACATAAACCTGAGCATGAGCGAAGCCGAGCGGGTAAAGAGATTCGAGGTCATTACGGATCTGTATCAGCAGATCGGATACCAAAGGAAGGCGGCATTTTTCCAAAGACTTGCTGCACTCAAGCACGTTCAGCAGGGCAGCCAAGCGCCGGACTGGAACCAAAGTTACCGCCTCATGTTGGGCAGTTTTACGGGATACCGGCTTTGCCTCGACCCCTTGGAAGTAATAGAAAATGCCGCCGGCTGGCCGGCGTTGCAAATCGATCTGGTCCAGACCCTTATAACTGCCGCCAGGCGTTTGGGACACTCCGCTTTGGCCACGCGGCACATGACCTTTTTGCTGCAGACTCAGTGGGACAACATGTCGCCAACGGAGCAAAGCGAGATGGCTGTGCAACTGCAG AATTTAAGCGCTCAGTGCGAGGGCTCTCCTGTGCCCTTGGTGCTGGAAAATGGCACTGTGATACCACCCGCCAATCTCACGGATCTGCCCTACTGCCTCGATCTTCAGGTTAAAGATTTGCCCGCTCACTTGCGACCGCAAAGAATAAAGGTGGCCAAAGCGGACAGTGGGCCTTTCTTATTCACGCCCATACACTTCAATTCTGTCGACAGAAGGGACaagaaaaaggacaaaaataaaatag CTTTCCAGTGGGTGCAAAATGATCTAAGTGAAGTGACTGTGCGCCTGCGGAATCCCCTGCCCTTCGAGCTGCCCGTCACGGACATGAGATTGCTGACAAACGGCGTGGTGTTTGAGTCTTTGCCCCAGTCTCTTGTACTCCAGCCACATGTGCCCACGTATGTGGCACTACATGGAACGCCAATTGAGACGGGGCAACTCGATCTGCAGGGCTACAGCACGCACACGCTGGGTGTGAAGTCCAACTGTCGGCTGAAGCACATGCGTGGACGCAGCTTTCCGCCCAACTACGTGGTTGATGTTATCCCCGCCCTTCCTAGGATATCTGTGAAAACTTCGCTACCACAGACAGCGACGTTTAGCAACATGAACAGTGCGGATATCGTGGTGACCTCTGCCAGCTTGACGCTGTACAACGGAGAATCTTCCAGCTGCACGATAACTATTACCAATGAGAGTGCCACGCTGCCACTGGAGCACCTAGAGTTCAGCATCAACTCAAAtgtggagcaggagctgcagcagaagaTCTTCCGAATAGATGAAGAAGCCATCAAG GCCCAGTTGCCAGTGCCTCCCCAGGGCACCATTGAAATTATAGTGGATGTTTATGCAGAAGCGGACTTCGTTTGCCCTCAACCACCGGCTTCATTACAttctgccgctgctcctgggGACTACGGTGCAGCGTCACTAACGCACTACTCGAGCGTGTCCACCTCTGGGCACGCCAGCTTACCCTCGAGAGTCGGTTCACCGCATCATCGTCGAAATGAGCCACAGAATTCCAGTTTCCGGTCGACCATTTCTGGCGGTCCACCATCGCTGGCTGCCTTAACCCTGCAGCctggcggcggtggaggagtAGGACCTCCCAGCCTTGGGTCACAATATAACCAGCACATAGAGGCGCAAGTCAGATTCAAGTACTCCGGCGGAGATGCTTTGACGGCGGGCTACTGCCGCCAATGTGCGGTGTCCTTTAATCTAGAATTGTTGCCTAGCGCACAGATTACAAGCTGGGATGTGCTTCCCGCAGAGGT AGCCTCCCAATTTTACCTGGTACTTGACATCTCCAACCTAACCGCTCAAGAGATGTCGCTCAACTATACGGACACCAAGAATATACTCATCGAGGCCAAAGAGAGCTGCCGAGTGCCCATACCTGTGGATCGGTGCTCCTTGGAGAAAGTGGTGGCTGCTCGGGCAGCCGAGGTAGCTGAGAATCTGGAGAGGG AACTCTGCTTTCGGACGCAGCTGCTGTCGTTTAACGATGCTCTGAGTAAGCTCTGCTCAATTCACATAGCAGAAAGGGTGAAAATCAAGTGGCTGTTAACGGGGACGGACATTCAGGGAATCGCCTCACTGCGAGGAATAGTTCTCTCCCAGTCTATGGTGGATTTGACAGCTGTGTCGCCCTTGGAGTGGG CTATAAGCTTCCAAGACACGCTCGTGCAGCCGCACAATGAGATTGTGTGTACGGTGGGCCAGCGGTCGCTGCTAAGCATCCAGCTGGCCAATCAATCCCTGCAACCACTTAGAAATCTGGTCCTGAGCATAAAGTTCTATCAGGATTACCTGAACGGAAtggaaaattacaatttaGAGACACGCGTGGCCATTTCAGGACCAAATAG AATCGCAATACCACTACTGgagaagcaggagcagaaacAGCACACTTGCTCTGTGATATTCTTTACCCCCGGACGTTTCAAGGCCAGCATCGAATGCACCAGCAATCCGCAGAAGCAGGCGGAGCAGCCGGCAGCATTGCTAACCCGCTCCTGTCCGGCGGAAGCGGAGAGTGCCGGCCAATCGGTCATGTTCTCCTCCAGCTACGATGAGCAGCAGGCGCATGTGTGGAAGTTCATTCCGCCCATCGAGGTGACCGTCGTGGAGCAGTGA
- the LOC6732977 gene encoding eEF1A lysine and N-terminal methyltransferase homolog, with protein sequence MNLLPKTREEFAQTDYWNEFFKKRGEKAFEWYGEYLELCDQIHKYIKPADRILMLGCGNSKLSMDMYDTGFRDITNIDISPIAVKKMVELNAKSRPDMKFLQMDATAMTFPDESFSVSLDKGTLDALFADDEPETKAVVENYFKEILRTMRNGGRYVGISLLQEHILNFLLDFLPKQNCMLRIVHCLGVEQANKEKNADDALTLPVFVVVATKFKSLPMPVLEFGFGNDKMQRFSTVSELNNAVSSVQKAALVCNGLARSNIAGHNEVIMDLHRPSEQTPRYTIHILDKPPARGLGKYAAFIVPQGREVEWLFSTPAGRKKLQDSANFQRLAVVTLHRDQVYSTLDEVKQELADSIKNLSPAGLTEQIPYLSLGSDVGKRETLICGFSKISGDFRIEEVEANGKTLRRLIFLSNQFVVQSEALVKTVKIKGKKDRKKIDFGYLACQHHLYMSVGVQLATTVQNPKRDVEKDVLVVGLGGGGLCSFLHAALPQARITAVEIDPIMLEVAEQYFELKQDKRFHVVIDDGLDFVERCRNEDIHFDAVLFDVDSKDLSLGMSCPPQSFLATKILQHIKEIIGPKGLFMLNLVCRDESLRAEALHNLHQVFPAVCSYKLEEDINEIIYCANDEKYKTVEQWKKNMGTAGRGLNSAVKETKLASEDALEVAEFLSELKI encoded by the exons ATGAATTTACTGCCCAAAACCCGCGAGGAGTTCGCACAGACCGATTACTGGAACGAGTTCTTCAAGAAGCGCGGCGAGAAGGCCTTCGAATG GTACGGCGAATACTTGGAGTTGTGCGATCAGATCCACAAATACATCAAGCCGGCGGATAGGATTCTGATGCTGGGCTGCGGTAACTCCAAATTGAGCATGGATATGTACGACACGGGATTTCG GGATATCACAAACATAGATATATCTCCCATCGCTGTGAAGAAAATGGTGGAACTGAATGCCAAATCCCGTCCAGATATGAAGTTCCTGCAAATGGACGCGACAGCAATGACGTTTCCGGATGAAAGCTTTTCAGTGTCGTTGGACAAGGGAACGCTGGATGCTCTATTTGCCGACGACGAACCTGAAACGAAAGCGGTGGTGGAAAACTATTTCAAGGAAATTCTTAGAACCATGAG AAACGGTGGTCGCTATGTGGGTATCTCACTGCTGCAAGAGCACATCCTCAATTTCCTACTGGACTTCCTGCCCAAGCAGAATTGCATGCTGAGGATTGTTCACTGCTTGGGGGTGGAACAGGCCAACAAAGAGAAGAATGCCGATGATGCCTTGACGCTGCCTGTTTTCGTAGTCGTCGCTACTAAATTTAAGAGCCTTCCAATGCCA GTACTCGAATTCGGTTTCGGCAACGACAAGATGCAAAGATTCTCCACGGTCTCCGAATTGAATAACGCAGTTTCATCAGTCCAAAAGGCCGCTTTGGTTTGCAACGGTCTAGCCAGATCCAACATAGCTGGTCACAATGAGGTGATCATGGATCTGCATCGACCATCAGAGCAAACCCCTCGCTATACTATCCACATACTGGATAAGCCGCCAGCTCGCGGCCTGGGCAAATACGCGGCGTTTATTGTTCCTCAGGGAAGAGAGGTAGAGTGGCTTTTTTCCACGCCTGCTGGGCGGAAAAAACTCCAGGACTCCGCCAACTTCCAGCGACTGGCTGTGGTTACCCTTCATCGGGATCAGGTTTACAGTACCTTGGACGAAGTGAAGCAAGAGTTGGCCGACAGCATAAAGAATCTATCGCCAGCTGGACTCACTGAGCAGATACCGTATCTAAGTCTTGGATCCGATGTGGGCAAAAGGGAGACTCTCATTTGTGGGTTCTCTAAGATATCTGGAGATTTCCGCATTGAGGAAGTGGAGGCCAATGGCAAGACCCTGCGACGCCTTATTTTTCTCAGCAATCAGTTTGTTGTGCAGTCGGAAGCCTTAGTTAAAACAG TCaaaatcaaaggcaaaaaggaTCGAAAGAAGATTGACTTCGGCTACCTAGCCTGCCAGCATCACTTGTACATGTCCGTGGGTGTCCAACTGGCCACAACGGTGCAGAACCCCAAAAGGGATGTGGAAAAGGATGTTCTCGTCGTCGGCTTGGGAGGCGGCGGTCTGTGCAGCTTTCTTCACGCCGCATTGCC GCAAGCTAGAATTACGGCCGTGGAAATCGATCCTATAATGTTGGAGGTGGCTGAGCAGTACTTTGAGCTCAAGCAGGACAAACGCTTTCATGTGGTTATCGACGATGGCTTGGATTTCGTTGAGCGATGTCGTAATGAAG ATATCCACTTCGATGCCGTGTTGTTCGATGTTGACAGCAAGGATCTCAGTCTCGGAATGAGTTGTCCGCCCCAAAGCTTCCTAGCCACGAAGATCCTGCAGCACATAAAGGAGATTATCGGTCCGAAAGGTCTCTTTATGCTAAATCTCGTGTGTCGCGATGAGAGCCTTCGTGCAGAAGCCCTCCACAATCTGCACCAAGTCTTTCCCGCTGTGTGTAGCTACAAACTAGAGGAAGACATCAACGAGATAATATATTGTGCCAACGATGAAAAGTACAAAACTGTCGAGCAGTGGAAGAAGAACATGGGTACCGCTGGTCGAGGTTTAAACAGTGCCGTCAAGGAGACAAAGCTGGCTAGTGAAGACGCCCTTGAGGTGGCAGAGTTCCTCAGCgagttaaaaatataa